One genomic region from Cucumis melo cultivar AY chromosome 9, USDA_Cmelo_AY_1.0, whole genome shotgun sequence encodes:
- the LOC103504615 gene encoding monocopper oxidase-like protein SKS1 isoform X5: protein MASISLTTSLLGLIFIAIFPSFTFAGDPYVFYDFRISYITASPLGIAQQVIAVNGKFPGPFINATTNNNVAVNVRNDLDEDLLLTWPGIQMRRNSWQDGLLGTNCPIPPKWNWTYQFQVKDQIGSFFYFPSLNFQRASGGFGPFILNNREVIPIPFPQPDGDIIMLIGDWYTQNHKALRATLDAGKDLGIPDGVLINGKGPYQYNSTLVRAGIEYESVPVDPGKTYRLRVHNVGISTSLNFRIQNHNLLLVETEGHYTVQQNFTDFDIHVGQSYSFLVTMDQNASSDYYIVASARFVNGSTWERVTGVAILHYSNSKGPATGPLPDPPNDTYDKERSMNQARSVRQNVTASGARPNPQGSFHYGQITVTQTYLLESAPLVTIGGSPRATLNGISFVNPDIPIRLADQNNVKGAYKLDFPDRPFNRRPHADRSVLNASYKGFIEVVFQNNDTTMQSFHVNGYSFFVAGMGYGDWSEDKRGSYNKWDAISRCTTQVYPGSWTAILISLDNVGTWNIRAENLDKWYLGQETYMKIINPEENGETEMAPPSNVLYCGALRSLQTQNRHSSGGPNFAGTWRSGNILLMALLGFILIFY, encoded by the exons ATGGCTTCCATTTCTCTAACTACCTCTCTCCTCGGTCTCATTTTCATTGCCATTTTCCCCAGCTTTACCTTTGCAGGCGACCCATATGTTTTTTATGACTTTCGAATCTCTTACATCACTGCTTCTCCTCTCGGCATTGCTCAACAg GTCATAGCAGTTAATGGGAAGTTTCCTGGTCCCTTCATCAATGCCACAACGAATAACAATGTGGCGGTTAATGTTCGGAATGATTTGGATGAAGATCTTCTTCTGACTTG GCCTGGAATTCAAATGCGACGTAATTCATGGCAGGATGGTCTTCTTGGCACCAACTGTCCTATTCCTCCAAAGTGGAATTGGACTTATCAGTTTCAAGTGAAGGATCAAATTGGgagctttttctattttccatCTTTGAACTTTCAGAGGGCATCTGGTGGTTTTGGTCCTTTTATTCTCAATAACAGGGAAGTAATCCCAATTCCTTTTCCACAACCAGATGGGGACATTATAATGCTCATTGGTGATTGGTACACACAGAATCATAAG GCACTAAGGGCTACACTTGATGCCGGAAAGGACCTTGGAATACCTGATGGAGTTCTTATCAATGGAAAGGGACCTTATCAGTACAACTCAACTCTTGTTCGTGCAGGGATTGAGTACGAATCTGTTCCAGTGGACCCTG GTAAAACTTATCGGCTTCGTGTGCATAATGTTGGCATTTCAACTAGTTTGAACTTTAGAATCCAGAATCATAATCTGCTTCTAGTAGAAACTGAGGGACATTACACAGTTCAACAGAATTTCACAGATTTTGATATTCATGTTGGGCAGTCTTATTCGTTCTTGGTTACCATGGATCAGAATGCTAGCTCTGATTACTACATTGTTGCAAGTGCTAGGTTTGTGAATGGATCTACTTGGGAAAGGGTTACGGGAGTTGCCATCTTGCACTATTCTAATTCTAAAGGACCGGCAACAGGTCCTCTTCCTGACCCACCTAATGATACGTATGACAAAGAGAGATCCATGAACCAGGCGAGGAGTGTAAG GCAAAATGTAACTGCAAGTGGAGCTCGTCCTAATCCTCAGGGATCGTTTCACTATGGTCAAATAACTGTAACACAAACATATCTATTGGAGAGTGCACCATTGGTAACAATAGGCGGGTCGCCTAGAGCTACCCTTAATGGTATCTCATTTGTCAATCCCGATATACCCATCAGGCTTGCTGACCAGAATAATGTGAAAGGAGCTTACAAGCTTGATTTTCCTGATAGGCCATTTAACCGGAGACCACATGCTGATAGATCAGTTCTTAATGCTTCATATAAAGGATTTATTGAGGTTGTATTTCAGAACAATGATACAACAATGCAGAGTTTTCATGTGAATGGTTATTCCTTCTTTGTTGCAGG GATGGGCTACGGTGATTGGTCAGAAGACAAAAGAGGTTCCTACAATAAGTGGGATGCAATCAGCCGCTGTACAACACAG GTTTATCCGGGGTCTTGGACTGCAATCCTCATTTCGCTCGATAATGTTGGAACATGGAATATAAGAGCAGAAAATCTGGATAAATGGTATTTGGGCCAAGAAACATACATGAAAATTATCAATCCTGAGGAGAATGGGGAAACTGAAATGGCTCCCCCTTCAAATGTTTTATATTGTGGTGCCCTACGGAGCCTACAGAC GCAAAATCGACATAGTTCGGGAGGACCAAATTTCGCAGGGACGTGGAGATCTGGCAACATTTTACTCATGGCATTACTAGGTTTCAttctcattttttattga
- the LOC103504615 gene encoding monocopper oxidase-like protein SKS1 isoform X2: MNPLPRTVVHVLQQRERKENLEERINLYRTALEGDWDNALYILDRNQSLLSASITRDKETALHIAAGAKHINFVEELVRKMSKEEVGKKNRHGNTALCFAAASGVVRIAELMVEKNEDLPLIRGFGNVTPLFMAVSYKCKPMALYLLSVTKLTELTSQEKIELLIATIHSDFFDISLEILEHDTTLATKNDTKNNNETALHVMARKPSAIDSGDQLNFWKNCINSVKGISNKEEEIMKTSARELVESLWKHVVYELPKKQMLNFIRHPSRLLHDAASVGNVEFLVLLIRRYPDIVWEEDDDGKSIFHVAVENRLEDVFNLIYEIGGLKDFSAKYRTTVKGKYNILHLAAKLAAPNHLNRVSGAALQMQRELIWYKVIAVNGKFPGPFINATTNNNVAVNVRNDLDEDLLLTWPGIQMRRNSWQDGLLGTNCPIPPKWNWTYQFQVKDQIGSFFYFPSLNFQRASGGFGPFILNNREVIPIPFPQPDGDIIMLIGDWYTQNHKALRATLDAGKDLGIPDGVLINGKGPYQYNSTLVRAGIEYESVPVDPGKTYRLRVHNVGISTSLNFRIQNHNLLLVETEGHYTVQQNFTDFDIHVGQSYSFLVTMDQNASSDYYIVASARFVNGSTWERVTGVAILHYSNSKGPATGPLPDPPNDTYDKERSMNQARSVRQNVTASGARPNPQGSFHYGQITVTQTYLLESAPLVTIGGSPRATLNGHLTGDHMLIDQFLMLHIKDLLRMGYGDWSEDKRGSYNKWDAISRCTTQVYPGSWTAILISLDNVGTWNIRAENLDKWYLGQETYMKIINPEENGETEMAPPSNVLYCGALRSLQTQNRHSSGGPNFAGTWRSGNILLMALLGFILIFY, translated from the exons ATGAACCCTTTGCCGCGGACTGTCGTCCATGTTTTGCAACAAA gggaaagaaaagaaaatcttgAAGAAAGGATTAATCTGTATCGAACTGCACTCGAGGGTGATTGGGATAATGCTCTATATATTTTGGACCGGAATCAATCATTGTTAAGTGCTTCAATAACGAGAGACAAGGAGACAGCTCTTCATATTGCTGCTGGAGCCAAGCACATTAATTTTGTGGAAGAGCTTGTAAGAAAAATGAGCAAAGAGGAAGTTGGTAAGAAAAACAGACATGGAAATACTGCCTTGTGCTTTGCTGCTGCTTCTGGAGTTGTAAGAATTGCTGAGCTGATGGTGGAGAAGAACGAGGATCTTCCACTTATTCGTGGCTTTGGGAATGTTACTCCTCTTTTCATGGCAGTCTCTTACAAATGTAAACCCATGGCTTTATATCTCTTGTCTGTCACTAAACTCACTGAGCTAACCTCCCAAGAAAAGATCGAGCTTCTTATTGCCACCATACATAGTGACTTTTTTG ATATAAGTTTAGAAATCTTGGAACATGATACAACTTTGGCTACTAAGAACGACACAAAAAATAACAACGAGACAGCATTGCATGTCATGGCTAGAAAACCGTCAGCAATCGATAGTGGAGATCAGCTAAACTTTTGGAAAAACTGCATCAATT CCGTGAAAGGAATCTCCaataaagaagaagagataATGAAGACATCAGCCCGTGAGTTAGTTGAATCATTATGGAAACATGTTGTATATGAGTTGCCAAAAAAGCAAATGCTGAACTTCATAAGGCATCCTTCAAGATTGCTTCATGATGCTGCGAGTGTAGGAAATGTTGAGTTTTTGGTTTTACTCATTCGTAGATATCCAGATATTGTATGGGAAGAAGACGATGATGGTAAAAGTATATTTCATGTAGCGGTTGAGAATCGACTTGAGGATGTGTTCAATCTAATATACGAGATTGGTGGCCTTAAGGACTTTTCTGCAAAATATAGAACAACTGTCAAAGGAAAATATAACATTCTACATTTGGCAGCAAAACTAGCTGCTCCAAACCATCTCAACAGAGTCTCAGGAGCAGCCCTTCAAATGCAACGTGAATTAATTTGGTATAAG GTCATAGCAGTTAATGGGAAGTTTCCTGGTCCCTTCATCAATGCCACAACGAATAACAATGTGGCGGTTAATGTTCGGAATGATTTGGATGAAGATCTTCTTCTGACTTG GCCTGGAATTCAAATGCGACGTAATTCATGGCAGGATGGTCTTCTTGGCACCAACTGTCCTATTCCTCCAAAGTGGAATTGGACTTATCAGTTTCAAGTGAAGGATCAAATTGGgagctttttctattttccatCTTTGAACTTTCAGAGGGCATCTGGTGGTTTTGGTCCTTTTATTCTCAATAACAGGGAAGTAATCCCAATTCCTTTTCCACAACCAGATGGGGACATTATAATGCTCATTGGTGATTGGTACACACAGAATCATAAG GCACTAAGGGCTACACTTGATGCCGGAAAGGACCTTGGAATACCTGATGGAGTTCTTATCAATGGAAAGGGACCTTATCAGTACAACTCAACTCTTGTTCGTGCAGGGATTGAGTACGAATCTGTTCCAGTGGACCCTG GTAAAACTTATCGGCTTCGTGTGCATAATGTTGGCATTTCAACTAGTTTGAACTTTAGAATCCAGAATCATAATCTGCTTCTAGTAGAAACTGAGGGACATTACACAGTTCAACAGAATTTCACAGATTTTGATATTCATGTTGGGCAGTCTTATTCGTTCTTGGTTACCATGGATCAGAATGCTAGCTCTGATTACTACATTGTTGCAAGTGCTAGGTTTGTGAATGGATCTACTTGGGAAAGGGTTACGGGAGTTGCCATCTTGCACTATTCTAATTCTAAAGGACCGGCAACAGGTCCTCTTCCTGACCCACCTAATGATACGTATGACAAAGAGAGATCCATGAACCAGGCGAGGAGTGTAAG GCAAAATGTAACTGCAAGTGGAGCTCGTCCTAATCCTCAGGGATCGTTTCACTATGGTCAAATAACTGTAACACAAACATATCTATTGGAGAGTGCACCATTGGTAACAATAGGCGGGTCGCCTAGAGCTACCCTTAATG GCCATTTAACCGGAGACCACATGCTGATAGATCAGTTCTTAATGCTTCATATAAAGGATTTATTGAG GATGGGCTACGGTGATTGGTCAGAAGACAAAAGAGGTTCCTACAATAAGTGGGATGCAATCAGCCGCTGTACAACACAG GTTTATCCGGGGTCTTGGACTGCAATCCTCATTTCGCTCGATAATGTTGGAACATGGAATATAAGAGCAGAAAATCTGGATAAATGGTATTTGGGCCAAGAAACATACATGAAAATTATCAATCCTGAGGAGAATGGGGAAACTGAAATGGCTCCCCCTTCAAATGTTTTATATTGTGGTGCCCTACGGAGCCTACAGAC GCAAAATCGACATAGTTCGGGAGGACCAAATTTCGCAGGGACGTGGAGATCTGGCAACATTTTACTCATGGCATTACTAGGTTTCAttctcattttttattga
- the LOC103504615 gene encoding monocopper oxidase-like protein SKS1 isoform X3, translated as MSKEEVGKKNRHGNTALCFAAASGVVRIAELMVEKNEDLPLIRGFGNVTPLFMAVSYKCKPMALYLLSVTKLTELTSQEKIELLIATIHSDFFDISLEILEHDTTLATKNDTKNNNETALHVMARKPSAIDSGDQLNFWKNCINSVKGISNKEEEIMKTSARELVESLWKHVVYELPKKQMLNFIRHPSRLLHDAASVGNVEFLVLLIRRYPDIVWEEDDDGKSIFHVAVENRLEDVFNLIYEIGGLKDFSAKYRTTVKGKYNILHLAAKLAAPNHLNRVSGAALQMQRELIWYKVIAVNGKFPGPFINATTNNNVAVNVRNDLDEDLLLTWPGIQMRRNSWQDGLLGTNCPIPPKWNWTYQFQVKDQIGSFFYFPSLNFQRASGGFGPFILNNREVIPIPFPQPDGDIIMLIGDWYTQNHKALRATLDAGKDLGIPDGVLINGKGPYQYNSTLVRAGIEYESVPVDPGKTYRLRVHNVGISTSLNFRIQNHNLLLVETEGHYTVQQNFTDFDIHVGQSYSFLVTMDQNASSDYYIVASARFVNGSTWERVTGVAILHYSNSKGPATGPLPDPPNDTYDKERSMNQARSVRQNVTASGARPNPQGSFHYGQITVTQTYLLESAPLVTIGGSPRATLNGISFVNPDIPIRLADQNNVKGAYKLDFPDRPFNRRPHADRSVLNASYKGFIEVVFQNNDTTMQSFHVNGYSFFVAGMGYGDWSEDKRGSYNKWDAISRCTTQVYPGSWTAILISLDNVGTWNIRAENLDKWYLGQETYMKIINPEENGETEMAPPSNVLYCGALRSLQTQNRHSSGGPNFAGTWRSGNILLMALLGFILIFY; from the exons ATGAGCAAAGAGGAAGTTGGTAAGAAAAACAGACATGGAAATACTGCCTTGTGCTTTGCTGCTGCTTCTGGAGTTGTAAGAATTGCTGAGCTGATGGTGGAGAAGAACGAGGATCTTCCACTTATTCGTGGCTTTGGGAATGTTACTCCTCTTTTCATGGCAGTCTCTTACAAATGTAAACCCATGGCTTTATATCTCTTGTCTGTCACTAAACTCACTGAGCTAACCTCCCAAGAAAAGATCGAGCTTCTTATTGCCACCATACATAGTGACTTTTTTG ATATAAGTTTAGAAATCTTGGAACATGATACAACTTTGGCTACTAAGAACGACACAAAAAATAACAACGAGACAGCATTGCATGTCATGGCTAGAAAACCGTCAGCAATCGATAGTGGAGATCAGCTAAACTTTTGGAAAAACTGCATCAATT CCGTGAAAGGAATCTCCaataaagaagaagagataATGAAGACATCAGCCCGTGAGTTAGTTGAATCATTATGGAAACATGTTGTATATGAGTTGCCAAAAAAGCAAATGCTGAACTTCATAAGGCATCCTTCAAGATTGCTTCATGATGCTGCGAGTGTAGGAAATGTTGAGTTTTTGGTTTTACTCATTCGTAGATATCCAGATATTGTATGGGAAGAAGACGATGATGGTAAAAGTATATTTCATGTAGCGGTTGAGAATCGACTTGAGGATGTGTTCAATCTAATATACGAGATTGGTGGCCTTAAGGACTTTTCTGCAAAATATAGAACAACTGTCAAAGGAAAATATAACATTCTACATTTGGCAGCAAAACTAGCTGCTCCAAACCATCTCAACAGAGTCTCAGGAGCAGCCCTTCAAATGCAACGTGAATTAATTTGGTATAAG GTCATAGCAGTTAATGGGAAGTTTCCTGGTCCCTTCATCAATGCCACAACGAATAACAATGTGGCGGTTAATGTTCGGAATGATTTGGATGAAGATCTTCTTCTGACTTG GCCTGGAATTCAAATGCGACGTAATTCATGGCAGGATGGTCTTCTTGGCACCAACTGTCCTATTCCTCCAAAGTGGAATTGGACTTATCAGTTTCAAGTGAAGGATCAAATTGGgagctttttctattttccatCTTTGAACTTTCAGAGGGCATCTGGTGGTTTTGGTCCTTTTATTCTCAATAACAGGGAAGTAATCCCAATTCCTTTTCCACAACCAGATGGGGACATTATAATGCTCATTGGTGATTGGTACACACAGAATCATAAG GCACTAAGGGCTACACTTGATGCCGGAAAGGACCTTGGAATACCTGATGGAGTTCTTATCAATGGAAAGGGACCTTATCAGTACAACTCAACTCTTGTTCGTGCAGGGATTGAGTACGAATCTGTTCCAGTGGACCCTG GTAAAACTTATCGGCTTCGTGTGCATAATGTTGGCATTTCAACTAGTTTGAACTTTAGAATCCAGAATCATAATCTGCTTCTAGTAGAAACTGAGGGACATTACACAGTTCAACAGAATTTCACAGATTTTGATATTCATGTTGGGCAGTCTTATTCGTTCTTGGTTACCATGGATCAGAATGCTAGCTCTGATTACTACATTGTTGCAAGTGCTAGGTTTGTGAATGGATCTACTTGGGAAAGGGTTACGGGAGTTGCCATCTTGCACTATTCTAATTCTAAAGGACCGGCAACAGGTCCTCTTCCTGACCCACCTAATGATACGTATGACAAAGAGAGATCCATGAACCAGGCGAGGAGTGTAAG GCAAAATGTAACTGCAAGTGGAGCTCGTCCTAATCCTCAGGGATCGTTTCACTATGGTCAAATAACTGTAACACAAACATATCTATTGGAGAGTGCACCATTGGTAACAATAGGCGGGTCGCCTAGAGCTACCCTTAATGGTATCTCATTTGTCAATCCCGATATACCCATCAGGCTTGCTGACCAGAATAATGTGAAAGGAGCTTACAAGCTTGATTTTCCTGATAGGCCATTTAACCGGAGACCACATGCTGATAGATCAGTTCTTAATGCTTCATATAAAGGATTTATTGAGGTTGTATTTCAGAACAATGATACAACAATGCAGAGTTTTCATGTGAATGGTTATTCCTTCTTTGTTGCAGG GATGGGCTACGGTGATTGGTCAGAAGACAAAAGAGGTTCCTACAATAAGTGGGATGCAATCAGCCGCTGTACAACACAG GTTTATCCGGGGTCTTGGACTGCAATCCTCATTTCGCTCGATAATGTTGGAACATGGAATATAAGAGCAGAAAATCTGGATAAATGGTATTTGGGCCAAGAAACATACATGAAAATTATCAATCCTGAGGAGAATGGGGAAACTGAAATGGCTCCCCCTTCAAATGTTTTATATTGTGGTGCCCTACGGAGCCTACAGAC GCAAAATCGACATAGTTCGGGAGGACCAAATTTCGCAGGGACGTGGAGATCTGGCAACATTTTACTCATGGCATTACTAGGTTTCAttctcattttttattga
- the LOC103504615 gene encoding monocopper oxidase-like protein SKS1 isoform X1 yields the protein MNPLPRTVVHVLQQRERKENLEERINLYRTALEGDWDNALYILDRNQSLLSASITRDKETALHIAAGAKHINFVEELVRKMSKEEVGKKNRHGNTALCFAAASGVVRIAELMVEKNEDLPLIRGFGNVTPLFMAVSYKCKPMALYLLSVTKLTELTSQEKIELLIATIHSDFFDISLEILEHDTTLATKNDTKNNNETALHVMARKPSAIDSGDQLNFWKNCINSVKGISNKEEEIMKTSARELVESLWKHVVYELPKKQMLNFIRHPSRLLHDAASVGNVEFLVLLIRRYPDIVWEEDDDGKSIFHVAVENRLEDVFNLIYEIGGLKDFSAKYRTTVKGKYNILHLAAKLAAPNHLNRVSGAALQMQRELIWYKVIAVNGKFPGPFINATTNNNVAVNVRNDLDEDLLLTWPGIQMRRNSWQDGLLGTNCPIPPKWNWTYQFQVKDQIGSFFYFPSLNFQRASGGFGPFILNNREVIPIPFPQPDGDIIMLIGDWYTQNHKALRATLDAGKDLGIPDGVLINGKGPYQYNSTLVRAGIEYESVPVDPGKTYRLRVHNVGISTSLNFRIQNHNLLLVETEGHYTVQQNFTDFDIHVGQSYSFLVTMDQNASSDYYIVASARFVNGSTWERVTGVAILHYSNSKGPATGPLPDPPNDTYDKERSMNQARSVRQNVTASGARPNPQGSFHYGQITVTQTYLLESAPLVTIGGSPRATLNGISFVNPDIPIRLADQNNVKGAYKLDFPDRPFNRRPHADRSVLNASYKGFIEVVFQNNDTTMQSFHVNGYSFFVAGMGYGDWSEDKRGSYNKWDAISRCTTQVYPGSWTAILISLDNVGTWNIRAENLDKWYLGQETYMKIINPEENGETEMAPPSNVLYCGALRSLQTQNRHSSGGPNFAGTWRSGNILLMALLGFILIFY from the exons ATGAACCCTTTGCCGCGGACTGTCGTCCATGTTTTGCAACAAA gggaaagaaaagaaaatcttgAAGAAAGGATTAATCTGTATCGAACTGCACTCGAGGGTGATTGGGATAATGCTCTATATATTTTGGACCGGAATCAATCATTGTTAAGTGCTTCAATAACGAGAGACAAGGAGACAGCTCTTCATATTGCTGCTGGAGCCAAGCACATTAATTTTGTGGAAGAGCTTGTAAGAAAAATGAGCAAAGAGGAAGTTGGTAAGAAAAACAGACATGGAAATACTGCCTTGTGCTTTGCTGCTGCTTCTGGAGTTGTAAGAATTGCTGAGCTGATGGTGGAGAAGAACGAGGATCTTCCACTTATTCGTGGCTTTGGGAATGTTACTCCTCTTTTCATGGCAGTCTCTTACAAATGTAAACCCATGGCTTTATATCTCTTGTCTGTCACTAAACTCACTGAGCTAACCTCCCAAGAAAAGATCGAGCTTCTTATTGCCACCATACATAGTGACTTTTTTG ATATAAGTTTAGAAATCTTGGAACATGATACAACTTTGGCTACTAAGAACGACACAAAAAATAACAACGAGACAGCATTGCATGTCATGGCTAGAAAACCGTCAGCAATCGATAGTGGAGATCAGCTAAACTTTTGGAAAAACTGCATCAATT CCGTGAAAGGAATCTCCaataaagaagaagagataATGAAGACATCAGCCCGTGAGTTAGTTGAATCATTATGGAAACATGTTGTATATGAGTTGCCAAAAAAGCAAATGCTGAACTTCATAAGGCATCCTTCAAGATTGCTTCATGATGCTGCGAGTGTAGGAAATGTTGAGTTTTTGGTTTTACTCATTCGTAGATATCCAGATATTGTATGGGAAGAAGACGATGATGGTAAAAGTATATTTCATGTAGCGGTTGAGAATCGACTTGAGGATGTGTTCAATCTAATATACGAGATTGGTGGCCTTAAGGACTTTTCTGCAAAATATAGAACAACTGTCAAAGGAAAATATAACATTCTACATTTGGCAGCAAAACTAGCTGCTCCAAACCATCTCAACAGAGTCTCAGGAGCAGCCCTTCAAATGCAACGTGAATTAATTTGGTATAAG GTCATAGCAGTTAATGGGAAGTTTCCTGGTCCCTTCATCAATGCCACAACGAATAACAATGTGGCGGTTAATGTTCGGAATGATTTGGATGAAGATCTTCTTCTGACTTG GCCTGGAATTCAAATGCGACGTAATTCATGGCAGGATGGTCTTCTTGGCACCAACTGTCCTATTCCTCCAAAGTGGAATTGGACTTATCAGTTTCAAGTGAAGGATCAAATTGGgagctttttctattttccatCTTTGAACTTTCAGAGGGCATCTGGTGGTTTTGGTCCTTTTATTCTCAATAACAGGGAAGTAATCCCAATTCCTTTTCCACAACCAGATGGGGACATTATAATGCTCATTGGTGATTGGTACACACAGAATCATAAG GCACTAAGGGCTACACTTGATGCCGGAAAGGACCTTGGAATACCTGATGGAGTTCTTATCAATGGAAAGGGACCTTATCAGTACAACTCAACTCTTGTTCGTGCAGGGATTGAGTACGAATCTGTTCCAGTGGACCCTG GTAAAACTTATCGGCTTCGTGTGCATAATGTTGGCATTTCAACTAGTTTGAACTTTAGAATCCAGAATCATAATCTGCTTCTAGTAGAAACTGAGGGACATTACACAGTTCAACAGAATTTCACAGATTTTGATATTCATGTTGGGCAGTCTTATTCGTTCTTGGTTACCATGGATCAGAATGCTAGCTCTGATTACTACATTGTTGCAAGTGCTAGGTTTGTGAATGGATCTACTTGGGAAAGGGTTACGGGAGTTGCCATCTTGCACTATTCTAATTCTAAAGGACCGGCAACAGGTCCTCTTCCTGACCCACCTAATGATACGTATGACAAAGAGAGATCCATGAACCAGGCGAGGAGTGTAAG GCAAAATGTAACTGCAAGTGGAGCTCGTCCTAATCCTCAGGGATCGTTTCACTATGGTCAAATAACTGTAACACAAACATATCTATTGGAGAGTGCACCATTGGTAACAATAGGCGGGTCGCCTAGAGCTACCCTTAATGGTATCTCATTTGTCAATCCCGATATACCCATCAGGCTTGCTGACCAGAATAATGTGAAAGGAGCTTACAAGCTTGATTTTCCTGATAGGCCATTTAACCGGAGACCACATGCTGATAGATCAGTTCTTAATGCTTCATATAAAGGATTTATTGAGGTTGTATTTCAGAACAATGATACAACAATGCAGAGTTTTCATGTGAATGGTTATTCCTTCTTTGTTGCAGG GATGGGCTACGGTGATTGGTCAGAAGACAAAAGAGGTTCCTACAATAAGTGGGATGCAATCAGCCGCTGTACAACACAG GTTTATCCGGGGTCTTGGACTGCAATCCTCATTTCGCTCGATAATGTTGGAACATGGAATATAAGAGCAGAAAATCTGGATAAATGGTATTTGGGCCAAGAAACATACATGAAAATTATCAATCCTGAGGAGAATGGGGAAACTGAAATGGCTCCCCCTTCAAATGTTTTATATTGTGGTGCCCTACGGAGCCTACAGAC GCAAAATCGACATAGTTCGGGAGGACCAAATTTCGCAGGGACGTGGAGATCTGGCAACATTTTACTCATGGCATTACTAGGTTTCAttctcattttttattga